In Crinalium epipsammum PCC 9333, the following are encoded in one genomic region:
- the petH gene encoding ferredoxin--NADP reductase, translating into MYNSSVAGDAANTVSGSRMFIYEVEGLRQNENTDKTNYPIRRSGSVFITVPYSRMNQEMQRITRLGGKIVSIRPLTADNEGNGTTPGTEPQSKHSGEESKPMTQTESVQPVTETKPKAKKAESDVPVNIYRPNSPYIGKCLSNEELVGEGGIGTVRHLIFDISGGDLRYLEGQSIGIIPPGTDKKDKPHKLRLYSIASTRHGDAVDDKTVSLCVRQLEYKHPETGEMVYGVCSTFLCNLKPGDDLKITGPTGKEMLLPEDPNANVIMLATGTGIAPFRAYLWRMFKENERKANPDYQFKGLAWLIFGIPTSPNILYKNELEELQEQYPDNLRLTYAISREQKNPEGGRMYIQDRVAEHADELWKMIQQQNTHTYICGLKGMEGGIDQALTVAAAKDGVTWSEYQRQAKREGRWHVETY; encoded by the coding sequence ATGTATAACTCAAGCGTAGCTGGCGATGCTGCCAACACAGTCTCTGGTAGCCGTATGTTTATCTATGAAGTAGAAGGTTTGCGTCAGAACGAAAACACTGACAAAACTAACTACCCGATTCGTCGTAGTGGCAGTGTGTTTATCACTGTACCCTACAGTCGTATGAACCAAGAAATGCAACGAATCACCCGCTTGGGCGGCAAAATTGTCAGCATTCGACCTTTAACGGCTGACAATGAAGGAAATGGCACTACACCTGGAACTGAACCACAGAGCAAGCACTCAGGAGAAGAGAGCAAGCCTATGACTCAGACAGAATCCGTACAGCCAGTAACAGAAACTAAGCCTAAAGCTAAAAAGGCTGAATCTGATGTTCCAGTTAATATCTACCGCCCAAATTCGCCTTATATTGGCAAGTGTCTCTCTAATGAAGAACTTGTTGGCGAAGGTGGTATCGGGACAGTCCGTCACTTGATTTTCGACATTTCGGGTGGAGATTTGCGCTATCTGGAAGGTCAGAGTATTGGTATTATTCCACCAGGAACTGACAAAAAAGATAAACCTCATAAATTGAGGCTATATTCTATCGCTTCGACTCGTCACGGTGATGCCGTTGATGACAAAACCGTATCTCTCTGTGTTAGGCAACTTGAATACAAGCATCCTGAGACAGGTGAAATGGTTTATGGCGTTTGCTCAACCTTCCTGTGTAATCTCAAACCTGGGGATGATTTAAAAATCACTGGCCCTACTGGTAAGGAGATGTTATTACCAGAAGATCCTAATGCCAATGTGATTATGTTGGCGACAGGAACTGGTATTGCACCATTCCGAGCTTACTTGTGGCGGATGTTCAAGGAAAATGAAAGAAAAGCTAACCCAGATTATCAGTTTAAGGGTTTGGCTTGGCTAATCTTTGGTATTCCTACAAGCCCGAATATCCTGTACAAGAATGAGTTAGAAGAACTGCAAGAACAGTACCCTGACAACCTCCGCTTGACTTACGCGATTAGCCGTGAGCAGAAAAACCCTGAAGGTGGCAGGATGTATATCCAAGACCGCGTAGCTGAACACGCTGACGAACTTTGGAAGATGATTCAGCAACAAAATACCCACACCTATATCTGTGGTTTGAAGGGTATGGAAGGCGGTATTGATCAAGCACTTACTGTTGCTGCTGCCAAAGATGGTGTTACTTGGTCAGAGTACCAAAGACAAGCGAAGAGGGAAGGTCGTTGGCACGTAGAAACCTATTAG
- a CDS encoding PPC domain-containing protein: MTHRFARIFRPVLIIAATLTAIELTALSANAQKPVVYQPLTLPASNEANDTLTEKDIPLGDGGFARDYRVKLKAGDQVAIDLTSDNFDTIVTLLGADGSTIGQNDDGPDGSNNSLLFARIKGTGEYIIRVRSFGETGGGAFKLKITPLQPVK, translated from the coding sequence ATGACACACCGTTTTGCCCGGATATTTCGCCCTGTATTAATAATTGCTGCCACCTTAACGGCGATAGAACTAACTGCTCTGTCAGCTAATGCCCAAAAACCAGTTGTATATCAACCATTAACTTTACCTGCCAGTAACGAAGCTAACGACACACTTACAGAAAAGGATATACCCCTGGGCGATGGTGGTTTCGCCCGTGACTATCGGGTGAAATTGAAAGCAGGTGATCAAGTAGCAATTGATCTGACATCAGATAATTTCGACACAATTGTGACTTTGTTGGGGGCTGACGGTTCAACAATTGGACAAAATGATGATGGTCCTGATGGTAGTAACAACTCCCTGCTTTTTGCCCGAATTAAGGGGACAGGCGAGTATATTATTCGTGTTCGTTCCTTTGGAGAAACAGGCGGTGGTGCTTTTAAGCTAAAAATTACGCCATTACAACCTGTTAAGTAA
- the cobS gene encoding adenosylcobinamide-GDP ribazoletransferase: MYQILILWVRKFINSIAAAVAFYTCLPVPYTWALDFEGVGRLAPAVGLLIGSVLSLGDFTLDNLGMPVLTRSALVVVGWIGLTGGLHLDGVMDTADGLAVQDRQRRLQVMSDSATGAFGAMAAIALLLLKTVALSELNHHRTLALMAAAIWGRWGQVVAIAYYPYLKATGKGAFHKAAIRVPQDLLLGLILIGALSGLEFFWNAQFLPVLVAMLIAGCAIALLTGAWFNWQLGGHTGDTYGAVVEWTEAFILCFFTILNQA, from the coding sequence ATGTATCAAATATTGATTTTATGGGTGCGTAAGTTTATCAATTCTATAGCCGCTGCCGTAGCTTTTTATACCTGTTTACCTGTGCCGTACACTTGGGCATTGGATTTTGAGGGTGTTGGGCGTTTAGCACCCGCCGTTGGGCTATTAATTGGTAGTGTTTTAAGTCTAGGTGATTTCACACTTGACAATCTAGGTATGCCTGTGCTAACTAGATCAGCTTTGGTAGTTGTTGGTTGGATTGGTTTAACTGGCGGTTTACATTTAGATGGGGTGATGGATACTGCTGATGGTTTGGCAGTACAAGATCGGCAGCGACGGTTACAAGTTATGTCGGATAGTGCTACTGGTGCTTTTGGGGCAATGGCTGCGATCGCGCTATTGTTATTAAAAACTGTTGCTCTAAGTGAATTAAATCATCATCGTACTTTGGCTTTGATGGCAGCAGCAATATGGGGACGCTGGGGACAGGTAGTAGCGATCGCATATTATCCTTATCTCAAAGCTACTGGTAAAGGCGCATTTCATAAAGCAGCGATCCGCGTACCTCAAGACTTATTACTAGGATTAATATTAATCGGCGCTTTAAGTGGGTTAGAGTTCTTTTGGAATGCTCAATTTTTACCTGTTCTAGTCGCGATGTTGATCGCGGGATGTGCGATCGCATTACTTACTGGCGCTTGGTTTAACTGGCAACTAGGCGGTCACACTGGCGATACTTATGGCGCGGTTGTAGAGTGGACAGAAGCATTTATTTTGTGTTTTTTCACTATCCTTAATCAGGCTTAA
- the tgt gene encoding tRNA guanosine(34) transglycosylase Tgt gives MSANFSFQRQASCSHTQARAGVFVTPHGIVETPRFMPVGTLATVKTLTSAHLEEAEAQMVLANTYHLHLQPGEDIVAGAGGLHRFMNWKGPMLTDSGGFQVFSLSKIRTITEAGVTFRSPRDGRIINMTPELSIQIQNTLGADVIMAFDECPPYPAEREEVVRATDRTYRWLERCIKAHQRPQDQALFGIVQGGVFLDLRRAAAEKLATLDLPGYAIGGVSVGEPAEFIHQIVKATAPLLPEDKPRYLMGVGTYREMAIAIASGIDLFDCVIPTRLGRHGAVLVQGERWNLKNARFRRDYTQLDETCPCYTCQNFSRAYLSHLMRSGEVLGYTLLSLHNVTELIRFTKRIREAILSDRFTTEFAQWLDSPPPQAAEPC, from the coding sequence TTGAGTGCTAATTTTTCTTTTCAACGTCAAGCATCCTGTAGTCATACGCAGGCAAGGGCTGGTGTATTTGTAACCCCTCATGGGATAGTTGAAACCCCTCGCTTCATGCCAGTGGGTACTTTAGCCACTGTGAAAACTTTGACCTCAGCGCACCTAGAGGAGGCTGAGGCGCAGATGGTTTTGGCTAATACTTACCACCTACATCTACAACCAGGAGAAGACATCGTAGCGGGTGCTGGCGGGTTACATCGGTTTATGAATTGGAAAGGTCCGATGCTGACAGATTCGGGTGGATTTCAGGTATTTAGCTTGAGCAAAATACGCACCATTACTGAAGCAGGCGTAACTTTTCGCTCCCCCCGTGATGGCAGAATAATTAATATGACCCCAGAGCTTTCAATTCAGATTCAAAATACTCTGGGGGCAGATGTAATTATGGCTTTTGATGAGTGTCCCCCCTACCCTGCTGAACGCGAGGAGGTGGTGAGGGCAACAGATCGCACCTATAGGTGGCTGGAACGCTGTATAAAAGCTCACCAACGACCACAGGATCAAGCTTTATTTGGTATTGTCCAGGGTGGGGTTTTCTTAGATTTACGCCGTGCTGCGGCTGAAAAATTAGCTACGTTAGATTTACCTGGTTATGCCATTGGTGGGGTAAGTGTGGGTGAACCCGCAGAATTTATTCACCAGATTGTCAAAGCTACCGCGCCGTTGCTACCAGAGGATAAACCCCGTTACCTGATGGGGGTAGGAACGTATAGAGAAATGGCGATCGCGATCGCATCTGGAATAGATTTATTTGACTGTGTGATTCCTACACGATTGGGGCGACATGGTGCTGTGTTGGTACAAGGTGAGCGATGGAATTTAAAAAATGCTCGATTTCGCAGGGATTATACTCAACTTGATGAGACTTGCCCTTGTTATACCTGCCAAAATTTCAGCCGTGCTTATTTAAGTCATTTAATGCGATCGGGAGAAGTTTTAGGTTATACCTTACTGTCTTTGCATAACGTTACAGAATTAATTCGTTTTACCAAGCGTATTCGGGAGGCAATTTTAAGCGATCGCTTTACTACAGAATTTGCCCAGTGGCTTGATTCTCCACCTCCACAAGCAGCAGAGCCATGTTAA
- a CDS encoding photosystem II reaction center protein K: MEAAMLLAKLPEAYAIFDPLVDVLPVIPVFFLLLAFVWQAAVGFR, from the coding sequence ATGGAAGCCGCGATGCTATTGGCGAAACTGCCTGAAGCTTACGCTATTTTTGACCCTCTCGTAGACGTTCTCCCGGTCATCCCCGTATTTTTCCTGCTACTAGCTTTCGTTTGGCAGGCTGCGGTCGGATTTCGCTAA
- a CDS encoding glutathione S-transferase family protein produces MLKLYGGARSRASIVQWYLEELSVPYEFVLLDMQAGEHQKPEYLAINPTGKVPAIVDGDFKLWESGAILLYVAQKYGNISPSLEQQAELIQWVLFANATLGPGIFVEATREKETPKLLTPLNQIFEKQPFLLGEDFTVGDVAVGSMLAYIPMMLKLDLSAYPAVVEYIKRITQRPAFQKVMSARS; encoded by the coding sequence ATGTTAAAGCTCTATGGTGGCGCTCGTAGTCGAGCATCAATTGTCCAGTGGTATCTAGAAGAATTGAGTGTTCCCTATGAATTTGTCCTGCTAGATATGCAGGCTGGAGAACACCAAAAACCAGAATACCTGGCGATTAACCCAACAGGAAAAGTACCCGCAATTGTTGATGGAGATTTCAAACTTTGGGAATCAGGGGCAATATTGTTATATGTAGCTCAAAAATATGGCAATATTTCCCCATCTTTAGAGCAACAAGCTGAACTTATTCAATGGGTGCTGTTTGCTAATGCTACTTTGGGACCAGGAATTTTTGTAGAAGCAACTCGTGAAAAAGAGACACCAAAATTACTGACACCATTAAATCAAATCTTTGAAAAGCAACCATTCTTGCTGGGTGAAGATTTTACTGTTGGTGATGTTGCCGTTGGGTCAATGTTAGCTTATATCCCAATGATGCTAAAGCTTGATTTAAGTGCCTATCCTGCTGTAGTGGAATATATTAAGCGCATTACACAGCGACCAGCATTCCAAAAAGTGATGTCAGCACGCAGTTAA
- a CDS encoding slr1601 family putative cell division protein: MNAIQPSYHPLQQPTVARRRVRRASPTANRQPYRAVSGETTAKLFANIVISSAAVSGLVQLLPYQLSQQTKLQDLKKEVSRSEKRVTRLSSTFNRHFDPEQSQVVMQEQSNRVAPTQRRVILLDKDLVRD; the protein is encoded by the coding sequence ATGAACGCAATTCAACCTTCATACCATCCACTACAACAACCTACTGTAGCCCGTCGTCGGGTTCGGCGGGCATCGCCAACTGCTAACCGTCAACCTTATCGGGCGGTCAGTGGTGAAACCACAGCTAAGTTGTTCGCTAATATTGTGATTTCATCTGCGGCTGTTTCTGGACTTGTACAGCTTTTGCCTTATCAATTGTCTCAACAGACAAAACTGCAAGACCTCAAAAAAGAAGTTTCTCGTAGCGAAAAGCGTGTTACTCGCTTAAGCAGCACCTTTAATCGCCACTTTGACCCTGAACAATCTCAAGTTGTAATGCAAGAGCAAAGCAATCGCGTTGCTCCTACTCAACGTCGGGTAATCTTGCTAGATAAAGATTTGGTTCGTGACTAA
- the psaM gene encoding photosystem I reaction center subunit XII produces the protein MSISDTQVYVALVVALIPGILAFRLATELYK, from the coding sequence ATGTCTATATCAGATACCCAAGTTTATGTAGCTTTAGTTGTTGCCTTAATTCCAGGAATCTTAGCATTCCGACTAGCCACAGAGCTTTACAAATAA
- a CDS encoding TerC family protein, which yields MLDQILNSPYHASIEATFVLVILIALEAVLSADNAIALAAIAQGLEDGEQRRRALNLGLVVAYILRMTLILTATWVVQYWQFELLGAAYLLWLVFQYFTDYAGEDNEHHGPRFTSFWQAIPIIAVTDLAFSLDSVTTAIAISQETWLVLAGGTIGVITLRFMAGLFIRWLDEYVHLEDAGYVTVGFVGLRLLLRAIQPDLVPPEWVMITLIALVFAWGFSQRTAETSLENIQTEVEVQENEDTKARQPEEV from the coding sequence ATGCTAGACCAGATCCTGAACTCTCCTTACCATGCAAGCATAGAAGCCACCTTTGTACTGGTGATCCTCATAGCCCTAGAAGCGGTGCTGTCAGCAGATAATGCGATCGCACTGGCTGCCATTGCCCAAGGACTAGAAGACGGTGAACAACGGCGACGCGCTCTCAATTTAGGCTTGGTAGTTGCCTATATTCTCCGAATGACCCTGATTCTTACAGCTACCTGGGTAGTTCAGTATTGGCAATTTGAGTTGCTTGGTGCAGCTTATCTACTGTGGTTAGTATTTCAGTACTTTACCGACTATGCAGGGGAAGACAATGAGCATCATGGACCCAGGTTTACTTCCTTCTGGCAAGCAATACCTATCATCGCTGTGACGGATTTGGCATTTTCGTTGGATAGTGTTACAACTGCGATCGCTATTTCTCAAGAAACTTGGCTGGTACTTGCAGGTGGCACGATTGGTGTAATTACTCTGCGATTTATGGCAGGATTATTTATTCGCTGGTTAGATGAATATGTTCATCTTGAAGATGCTGGCTATGTGACTGTTGGCTTCGTCGGCTTGCGACTGCTACTCAGAGCAATTCAACCAGATTTAGTACCTCCAGAATGGGTAATGATTACTTTGATTGCCCTAGTTTTCGCTTGGGGGTTTTCTCAGCGCACTGCCGAAACTTCCTTGGAAAATATTC